The genome window CGGACGACCGTCGGCCGCCGAACGCGAGTACTTGCGTGCGGCTCAGTCGCGGGGTGTGAGCCGGGACGAGGCGAGGCGCGTGGCCGATGCCATCGAGGAGGAACGTCCGGAGATGAGACGGCCGGAGATCTACGCGTGGTTGTTGGCCATGTGGCGGGAAGACTAGAAGCACGGTGGTCCTCGCGCGCGGGTCTGTTGCGAGAGCGGGTCGGGGGCGGTTACTCGCCGGCGGCGGATGCGCACACGTGCGTTTCGGATACACGCGTGCAACCGGCGTGCGAGGCTCGCCTGGATGTCGATCAGCTGGCGCTGATCACTGCGGCTTGGTTCGCCGTGACGTTCGTGGGTCTGTCGGCGCAGCTGCCGGTGGTAGCGATCCAGACCTGGCAGCAGGTCTGCTGTTGCGTCAGCCTGCCCGCGGCGGTGGGAGCCGTCGGCGCGGGGGGAAGCCGTCAGACGGCGCGGAACTGGCTGCGCAGCCTGCAGTTCCGCTTCACTCCGCCGGACTCCCGCACCAGTTCATCGGTAGCCGACGCGCGGAGGCTCGCCCGCCTCTCCTGAGGGCGGCAAGCTTGTCCGGCGGCGCGGGCGCTGCCGGATGAAGCACACCGGATGTGCTTTCTATCGCGTGTGCAAGAACGCGTTCATCGTCTCTTGCCGTTGCCGGGTATCGGCAATCGGGTCGACCCTGTCGGCCGTGAGTACTGGTCCACGCGTCTGGATCTGAGCGGAGAAGCATCCGCGGTCCAGCGCCATTCCCGTCACCGTGCGCGTCTGTGCAATGCGCGGATCTTGCGGCATGGTGGGTACCGAGGGTGCCGCCTTCCGCCGTCTGACGTGCGACGTTCGTCCGAGCGGTACGGGCCGGACGACCCGGCGGATGCCGGAGATTGGACGCATCGGGACGCATTCCGGTTTCATCGGATTCGATTTCGATATGCACTTGTCGTATGCTCGTCGAGGAGTTCCTCGGGGCTCATTATCTGATCTCAGGTGCAGTATTTACAATCCCTGGATCAGTTGCATTCAGAAATTGCGTCCCGTCTTCCGGATGTGGCAGTCTTTCACCCGTTCGTGTTCCCCCTGATCTTGTGCGAGGAAAATTGAAAAGGCTGATCGCGCCTGTTGCGGTCGCGTTGCTGCTCGGGCTGACCGGATGCGCCGGTTCGAACGGCGCCGACACCATTGCCCCGGCTGACGTCGCGGGCGAGAACAGCGGCGAAACCCAGAACCAGCAGTCCGCGGGCGAGGAGCAGGCCTCCACCGGCTCCGGCACCGTGAAGTTCGGCGAATCCGTCGAGTTCGCGCCCGAGGCGGACACCACCCTCAAGGTCACCCTCAAGGCGCCGACCGACCAGAGCGCCCTGGAGACGATGGTCCCGGCCGAGGGCAAGTACGTCTACATCGACGCCGAGGCCGTCCTGACCGACGGCATCATGGGCGTCGTCAGCGGTGACGAGTTCACCCTGATCGACGCCAAGGGCAACCGCTACGAGCAGGCGGCGGCGACCCTCGACGACATGTTCCTGGAGATGCTCGCCCCCAACGGCGAACCGGGCACCGGCGTGATCGTCTACGACGTGCCCGAGGGCACCGACCTCTCGTCGCTCAAGGTCGAGTGGGAGGCCACCGACAGCAGCGACAAGCCGGTCGGCATCGGCGGCACCTGGACCGCCTGAGCTCCTGGACCGCCTTGAGCGTCCGCGCGGATGCGCGGCGCTCGGCCGCGGCGGATCCGTCCGCCTGAGCCGTCGCCGGCAACCGGCTTCCGGACCGGGTCGTCTTTCCCTGAGAATGGGGAGGGCGGCCCGGTCCGTCGTATTCGAAGCTTGTTCTCGCGATCACTCGGACGAATTAAAAACTACACCCTTGCGGGTGATCAGATAGAACCAGGCGCGGTTAACATCATTCTGTTTCCGCTGGTCAGAGTGGTTTCGGTCTCGATCTTCCCGACTCGCCGTTCACCGGTCATGGCCGAAGACCGGGTTAGTGTCCCTGCGGCACCGGACCCCGCGTGGTCCGTTGCGACCGCCGAACGGATTCCCCGGGTTCCTTCCGGGACGCCGCTGACGTCACCGGGACAGGAGTCGATGATGAGATCTCGCGGAATTCGATCACCAACGATCGATTTCCGGCGCGCCGCCACCGCCGTGCTCGGCGCGCTGGTGCTGACCGCCTGCGGGGGCCAGCCCCAGCTGCCGGGCACCCCGCCTCCGCTGGTGATGGTGCCCGACACGATCGCCGCGCACGAGTTGGCCGCGCTCCCGGAATCCACCACGTTCGGCGATCTCGCCGCCGCCCCCTCGGACCCGGCACCCCAGTCGGAGACGACGGGTGTGGTGGTGCGTGCCAAGCAGGACCTGGCGGTGTACGACGCACCGCACGGCCGGGCTTTCGCCCGGCTGCCCGCGACCCAGCTCGCGAATCCGACCTGGGTCCCGGCCATCGCCGAGCGCGAGGGCTGGGCGCAGGTCCTGCTGCCCTCCCGGCCGAACGGCTCCACGGGATGGGTGTGGCTGGGCAGTCCGGAACGGACCGAGAAGGCGCGGTCGCCCTACGTCGTCGTCGTCGATGTCGACCAGCGGCGGCTGGTGCTCCGGGAGAACGGCGCCGAGACCGCCTCCTGGGACGTCAGCGTGGGCGCGCCGGCTTCGCCGACCCCGCGCGGGCGCACCTTCATCATGGCCGCCATCGAGGAGACCGTGACCAAGTACAGCCCGATCATCCTGCCTCTCGGCACGCATTCGGAGACGTTCAGCACCTACGGCGGCGGCCCCGGAACGGTGGCGCTGCACGGTTGGCCGGACGCGTCGGTGTTCGGCCAGGACCGCAGCGACGGGTGCGTGCGGGTGCCCCCGGACGCACTGCGGACGTTGACGTCGTTACCGCTCGGCACGCTCGTGCTCCTGCGGTGAACAACGAGAAATCCCCCTCCAAACCGGTAATCGAAGGAAGTGCACATGCGTAAGCGATTCCTGCTCGGTGCGGTCGCCCTGAGCTCCGGGCTGCTGGCCTCCGCGAGCCCGGCTCTCGCCGACAGCGCCGACAACGACGGCGTCAACGTCGCCAACGACAACAACATCAGCGTGTTGCCGATCCAGCTCTGCGGGAACGACATCGCGGTCGTCGGTGCGGTCGTGAAGGCCCTGTCCGTGACGAACACGCAGTGCGTGAACGCACCGATCGTGGACCACCCGAGCCAGGAGACCGGCGACGTCAACGTGGTCGTGCCGCACAAGCCCAAGCCGGAGCACGAGCACCACAAGCCCAAGCCCAAGCCGGAGTTCCCGTGCGCGGTCAAGCCCCCGTTCCTGCCGGGCCAGCTGCCGTGCGCCCCGGTCGCTCCCGGCCCGGCCGCCCCGGCGGCCCCGGGTGCCGTGAGCCCGGTGTCGCAGGCCCAGCCGCAGGTCCAGGCCGCGGCGCTGCCGACCGCGCCTGCCCCGTCCGCGGTGCTGGGCCACGTCGCGGTGACCGGCTGACCGCGTTGCGGCACGGGTGAAAAAGATCAGTCGCTCGATTCGATCTTCCACCCGAACGGGCAGAGTTCTGCTCCGTGGATGGCGTGATTTCCTTGCATGGCACTAAATTCGCGTGCTGCGTAGGTCACTGCGCG of Saccharopolyspora erythraea contains these proteins:
- a CDS encoding L,D-transpeptidase, producing the protein MMRSRGIRSPTIDFRRAATAVLGALVLTACGGQPQLPGTPPPLVMVPDTIAAHELAALPESTTFGDLAAAPSDPAPQSETTGVVVRAKQDLAVYDAPHGRAFARLPATQLANPTWVPAIAEREGWAQVLLPSRPNGSTGWVWLGSPERTEKARSPYVVVVDVDQRRLVLRENGAETASWDVSVGAPASPTPRGRTFIMAAIEETVTKYSPIILPLGTHSETFSTYGGGPGTVALHGWPDASVFGQDRSDGCVRVPPDALRTLTSLPLGTLVLLR